The genome window CCATCTTTATTGATCACTTCGGTACAAGTAGCCGTTTGATCCACATGGCCTTGTACAATATGTCCGTCCAGACGTGCATTCATTTTCATGGCGCGCTCTATGTTTACTATATCGCCTTCTTGTAGATGGCCTATATTAGTTTTATTTAAAGTTTCCTCAATGGCTGTTACCGTATATTGATTTCCATCAATGGCAACAACGGTAAGACAGACCCCATTATGAGCAACACTCTGATCTATTTTTAATTCTGAAGTTAAATCACAATGCAAACTCAGATGTAAATTTGTATCCTTTTTTTTTAGTTGGACAACTTTTGCGGCACTCTCAATGATTCCTGTAAACATAACTGGTTAAAAAACTTTACTTTTATACTTTCAAAAATAAGGCATAAATAGCGGAATACATGAATAAGGAAGAGAATATCAAAGTAGGTATTACGATAGGGGATCCTAATGGAGTAGGTGGAGAGATTATACTAAAGGCATTTGAGGATCCTAGAATGTTAGAAATGTACACTCCAGTAGTTTTTGCAAGTACAAAACTACTCTCCTTCTATGCAAAAACATTTGATTTGAAAACTAAAATACACGGTATTACCTCTCTAGACGAGGTTGTTCC of Nonlabens sp. Ci31 contains these proteins:
- a CDS encoding riboflavin synthase; translation: MFTGIIESAAKVVQLKKKDTNLHLSLHCDLTSELKIDQSVAHNGVCLTVVAIDGNQYTVTAIEETLNKTNIGHLQEGDIVNIERAMKMNARLDGHIVQGHVDQTATCTEVINKDGSWRFSFKYDSKLNNVTIEKGSICINGVSLTVVDSKLDSFSVAIIPYTYEHTGFKTLSKGDQVNLEFDVIGKYVKRLMSL